One window of the Tachypleus tridentatus isolate NWPU-2018 chromosome 10, ASM421037v1, whole genome shotgun sequence genome contains the following:
- the LOC143228758 gene encoding uncharacterized protein LOC143228758, with protein sequence MTNYTTILPSLLSGKSTNSSMPEIWRSRYPTYRRGHLSKTYYLSPEYKARKAEEFYQSYDVMTGVRIAATLGGLITLFTLFLFYKSKFKVDHSDQQNTNQMSVCGDGAGVIKEGHSTRNNSGDTTSDSGSISLYIAEPPSTCPEQTDIPLTVYVESTSSLRLPSEVYNEKKIPITSDCQVTETCGEVWEPFEHQLTTSLLQDLKPSAGGGSIKLATPLPAQACSEYPTSSDVRKMMLSLPHPYSIRPYEDATEDIDLTEHFPRRASIQTNAEIL encoded by the coding sequence ATGACGAATTACACGACAATTCTGCCTTCGCTGCTTAGTGGAAAATCAACGAATAGTTCGATGCCTGAGATATGGAGATCGAGATATCCGACATATCGGCGCGGTCATCTTTCTAAGACCTACTATTTATCTCCAGAGTACAAGGCTAGAAAAGCTGAGGAGTTCTACCAATCGTACGACGTAATGACGGGTGTGCGGATAGCAGCGACATTAGGAGGGTTAATTACGCTGTTCACGTTGTTTCTGTTCTATAAGAGTAAATTTAAGGTGGACCACAGTGACCAGCAGAATACTAACCAGATGTCGGTGTGTGGTGACGGTGCTGGAGTGATAAAAGAAGGCCACTCCACGCGGAACAACAGTGGCGACACCACCTCTGATAGTGGAAGCATTTCTTTGTACATTGCAGAACCGCCCTCCACGTGCCCAGAACAAACAGATATCCCCCTAACGGTATACGTTGAAAGCACGTCGTCCCTCCGCTTACCATCAGAAGTATATAATGAAAAGAAGATTCCAATAACGAGTGACTGTCAGGTAACCGAAACCTGTGGGGAAGTGTGGGAACCCTTCGAGCACCAACTCACCACCAGTTTACTACAAGATTTAAAGCCTTCTGCAGGTGGAGGTTCCATAAAATTAGCAACACCTTTGCCCGCACAGGCTTGCAGCGAGTATCCCACGTCTTCAGATGTAAGGAAAATGATGCTTTCTCTGCCACATCCATATTCTATACGACCTTATGAAGATGCAACGGAGGACATTGACCTCACAGAGCATTTTCCAAGAAGAGCTTCCATTCAAACAAATGCAGAAATTCTCTAA